The proteins below are encoded in one region of Castor canadensis chromosome 6, mCasCan1.hap1v2, whole genome shotgun sequence:
- the LOC141424253 gene encoding vomeronasal type-2 receptor 116-like, with the protein MDFAIEEINKNPLLLHNMSLGFDIYNVLHTEWRTLEPPFLWLFLSDKVIPNYNCRRESKSVAALTGPSWIISAHTGTLLQLYKIPQLTFGPFDPILSDHDKFTSLYQMAPKETSLVLGMVSLLLHFRWTWVGLFISEDHRGLQILSDLREEMDKHRICVAFVEMIPVSTVSFFPKIWSKHHQIIKSSANVIILYGDSDFLEVLMNTLQEILMTGKVWVLNSQWDLIRSHRHLILDSFHGQLSFSHHHGDISGFRNFIQSANPSKYPEDFYLASLFLVFLGCSFSESHCGTYNKCPHNASLTWLPGNLFETAMSEESHNIYNAVYAVAHTLHEMLLHQIQMQTVGKGKWMEFSPSQLHPFLKSIQFNNSAGDQVILDEKRKLEAEYDILNFWNFPGGLRHKVKVGKFSPYGLYGQQLSLHEDLIEWNSGTLENPHSVCSQSCSPGFRNSPQQGKAPCCFDCIPCPENQISNGTDMDLCVKCPVHQYANRDKNHCLQKSVTFLGYEDPLGLALACMAVIFSVLTAAVLGVFMKHRDTPIVKANNRALTYILLISLTFCFLCSLLFIGRPTMATCILQQTTFGIVFTVVTSTVMAKTLTVILAFNVTSPGKKMRWLLVSRTPNYLIPICTLIQQTPCGIWLGTSPPFIDTDTNLEHGHIIIVCNKVSVVAFYCILGYLIFLAFGSFTVAFLARNLPDTFNEAKFLTFSMLVFCSVWITFLPVYHSTKGRVMVAVEVFSILASSAGILGFIFGPKCYIILLRPERNTLHGFRNKTHSISENVSGECTMTSPGMGAQDVYGSESSR; encoded by the exons ATGGATTTTGCCATTGAGGAGATCAACAAGAACCCCCTTCTTCTACACAACATGTCTCTGGGATTTGATATTTATAATGTCCTACACACTGAATGGAGAACCTTAGAGCCACCCTTCCTTTGGCTTTTTCTGTCTGACAAAGTTATTCCTAATTACAACTGTAGAAGAGAGAGCAAGTCTGTAGCAGCACTTACAGGACCTTCATGGATAATATCTGCCCATACTGGTACACTGCTGCAGCTCTACAAAATTCCACAG CTTACCTTTGGGCCTTTTGATCCTATCCTGAGTGACCATGACAAGTTCACATCTCTCTATCAGATGGCTCCAAAAGAAACATCTCTGGTCCTTGGCATGGTCTCCTTGCTGCTTCATTTCAGATGGACCTGGGTGGGGCTCTTCATTTCAGAAGACCACAGAGGTTTACAGATCCTCTCAGACCTGAGAGAAGAGATGGATAAGCACAGAATCTGTGTAGCCTTTGTGGAAATGATCCCAGTCTCCACAGTGTCATTTTTCCCAAAAATCTGGTCAAAACATCACCAGATTATAAAATCATCAGCAAATGTGATTATCCTTTATGGTGACAGTGATTTCCTCGAAGTTTTAATGAATACTTTGCAGGAGATTTTAATGACAGGCAAAGTCTGGGTCCTGAATTCTCAATGGGATTTAATAAGAAGTCATAGACATCTCATTTTAGACTCATTCCATGGACAACTCAGTTTTTCACACCACCATGGAGACATTtctggtttcagaaatttcatccAATCAGCTAACCCTTCCAAATATCCAGAAGACTTTTACCTGGCtagtctatttttagtgtttttaggATGCTCATTTTCTGAGTCTCACTGTGGAACTTATAATAAATGTCCACACAATGCCTCCTTGACCTGGTTGCCTGGGAATCTTTTTGAAACAGCCATGAGTGAAGAGAGTCACAATATTTACAACGCTGTGTATGCTGTGGCTCACACCCTTCATGAGATGCTACTTCATCAAATCCAAATGCAAACAGTGGGAAAAGGAAAGTGGATGGAGTTTTCCCCTTCTCAG CTGCACCCCTTTCTGAAGAGCATTCAGTTTAACAACTCTGCTGGAGACCAAGTGATTttggatgagaaaaggaaattggaGGCAGAGTATGACATTCTCAACTTTTGGAATTTTCCAGGAGGTCTTAGACATAAGGTGAAAGTAGGAAAGTTTTCCCCATATGGTCTATATGGTCAACAATTATCTCTACATGAGGATCTGATAGAGTGGAACTCAGGAACTTTAGAG AATCCTCACTCTGTTTGCAGCCAGAGTTGTAGTCCTGGATTCAGGAATTCCCCTCAGCAGGGAAAGGCTCCCTGTTGCTTTGATTGCATCCCTTGCCCTGAGAATCAGATTTCTAATGGGACAG ACATGGATCTGTGTGTGAAGTGTCCAGTTCATCAATATGCCAACCGAGACAAAAACCACTGCCTCCAAAAATCTGTGACCTTTCTGGGTTATGAAGATCCCTTGGGTTTGGCTCTGGCCTGCATGGCTGTGATCTTCTCTGTACTCACAGCTGCTGTTCTTGGAGTCTTCATGAAACACCGAGACACTCCCATTGTCAAGGCCAATAACAGGGCTCTCACCTACATCCTACTCATCTCCCTCaccttctgttttctctgttccTTGCTCTTCATTGGCCGTCCTACCATGGCCACCTGCATCCTCCAGCAGACCACATTTGGAATTGTGTTCACAGTGGTTACTTCCACTGTCATGGCCAAAACTCTCACTGTGATTCTGGCATTCAATGTCACATCTCCAGGGAAAAAGATGAGGTGGCTGTTGGTATCAAGGACACCTAACTACCTTATTCCCATCTGCACACTGATCCAACAGACTCCCTGTGGAATCTGGCTTGGAACCTCTCCACCCTTCATTGACACAGACACAAACTTGGAACACGGCCACATCATCATCGTGTGTAACAAGGTATCAGTTGTGGCCTTTTACTGCATCCTGGGATACCTAATTTTCCTGGCTTTTGGGAGCTTCACTGTGGCTTTCCTAGCAAGGAATCTTCCTGACACATTCAATGAAGCCAAGTTCCTGACGTTCAGCATGCTGGTGTTCTGTAGTGTCTGGATCACCTTCCTCCCTGTCTACCACAGCACCAAGGGAAGGGTCATGGTGGCCGTGGAGGTCTTCTCCATCTTGGCCTCCAGTGCAGGGATCTTAGGCTTCATCTTTGGTCCCAAGTgctacattattttgttaaggccaGAGAGGAACACTCTACATGGCTTCAGGAATAAAACCCATTCTAT